In the genome of Pelagicoccus sp. SDUM812003, one region contains:
- a CDS encoding sialate O-acetylesterase: MLRHLIPATLCFASIVSANAREYQVYLMAGQSNMEGYGYVNELEPGYADFPGEVRIFHGNTADDDEPRDGRGIWAPLKPGHGTGFKSDGSANELSNRFGPELGFAKTLSAHDPDSPIAIVKYAKGGSSLDALSEEPWGNWFFGYDRSEGVNQWDHCLATIRNAFAARDIDGDGEDDQLVPAGIVWMQGESDGHQIGAAYRYAENLEQLVGLFRAALRDDDLPVVIGRISDSGQDPEDGLVWNFGNVVRHQQAAFCESDANAAFVTSTDGYAYSDKWHYDSDGFVDLGEQFGKAMLELQK, translated from the coding sequence CATGGCCGGTCAGTCGAATATGGAAGGCTACGGCTACGTGAATGAACTGGAGCCCGGCTATGCCGATTTTCCGGGCGAGGTTCGTATCTTCCATGGCAATACAGCCGATGACGACGAGCCCAGAGATGGTCGCGGCATCTGGGCGCCTTTGAAGCCGGGCCACGGCACCGGATTCAAATCCGACGGAAGCGCCAATGAGCTGTCGAATCGTTTCGGTCCGGAGCTGGGTTTCGCGAAAACGTTGAGCGCCCACGATCCTGATTCGCCGATCGCCATCGTGAAGTATGCGAAGGGCGGCAGCTCGCTGGATGCCTTGAGCGAGGAGCCTTGGGGCAACTGGTTTTTTGGATACGATCGGAGCGAGGGGGTGAACCAGTGGGACCACTGCCTTGCCACGATCCGAAACGCCTTTGCCGCTCGCGACATCGATGGAGATGGCGAGGACGATCAGCTGGTCCCGGCGGGCATAGTTTGGATGCAGGGCGAAAGCGATGGCCACCAGATCGGCGCGGCCTATCGCTACGCGGAAAACTTGGAGCAGCTGGTGGGACTCTTTCGGGCCGCGTTGCGCGATGACGATCTTCCCGTGGTGATCGGACGCATCAGCGATTCCGGCCAGGATCCGGAGGATGGTCTGGTTTGGAATTTCGGAAACGTCGTCCGGCACCAGCAGGCCGCCTTTTGCGAGAGCGATGCCAACGCCGCTTTTGTCACGAGCACCGACGGCTACGCGTATTCAGATAAATGGCACTACGACAGCGACGGCTTCGTGGATCTCGGCGAGCAGTTTGGCAAAGCCATGCTGGAGCTGCAGAAATAA
- a CDS encoding glutamate-5-semialdehyde dehydrogenase → MSTDLQEIESVVKTIAVDAREASLALANVSTEKKNKAILRLAELIEENVESLRTENAKDLAAAENSGISGAMLNRLQLNDSRIAGMIEGARQVAALPDPVGESLDIYKHPQGFTIEKVRVPIGVIGIIYESRPNVTVDCAILCLKSGNASILRGGKEAFHTNTALAALVSRALDETGLPTKAVQFIPTTDRAALNTLLKLQDQIQCIIPRGGEGLIRFVSENSTIPVIKHYDGICTLFVDQAADIDMATKIVVNSKTHYPSVCNAGENLLVDRSIAASALPVIAKALKEKGVELRADADAKAILVSEDIPCVDATEEDWGTEYLDLIISIKIVDSVEEAMGFINHYGSSHSDCIITGNPEAATQFLNGVDSSTVYWNVSTRFTDGFEFGLGAEIGISTDRLHARGPMGLRELCSYKYKVVGEGQIKA, encoded by the coding sequence ATGAGCACTGACCTCCAAGAGATCGAATCCGTAGTCAAAACCATCGCCGTCGACGCCCGCGAGGCTTCCCTCGCCTTGGCGAACGTCTCCACCGAGAAGAAAAACAAGGCGATCCTGCGGCTGGCGGAACTCATCGAGGAAAACGTCGAGTCGCTGCGCACGGAGAACGCGAAAGACCTGGCCGCAGCGGAAAACTCCGGCATCAGCGGCGCCATGCTCAATCGGCTGCAGCTGAACGACTCCCGCATCGCCGGCATGATCGAAGGGGCGCGGCAGGTGGCCGCCCTGCCCGACCCGGTGGGAGAATCTCTCGACATCTACAAGCACCCGCAGGGCTTCACCATCGAAAAGGTGCGCGTGCCCATCGGAGTCATCGGCATCATCTACGAATCGCGCCCCAACGTCACCGTGGACTGCGCCATCCTCTGCCTGAAGTCAGGAAACGCCAGCATCCTGCGCGGGGGCAAGGAAGCCTTTCACACCAATACCGCCCTGGCGGCCCTCGTTTCCCGAGCTCTCGACGAAACCGGCCTTCCCACGAAAGCGGTTCAGTTCATCCCGACCACCGACCGCGCCGCTCTGAACACCTTGCTCAAGCTGCAGGATCAGATCCAGTGCATCATCCCGCGCGGCGGCGAGGGCCTGATCCGCTTCGTTTCGGAAAACTCCACCATTCCCGTCATCAAGCACTACGACGGCATCTGCACCCTATTCGTGGATCAGGCGGCCGACATCGATATGGCTACCAAGATCGTGGTGAACTCCAAGACGCACTACCCATCGGTGTGCAACGCGGGCGAAAACCTGCTGGTCGATCGCTCCATCGCCGCCAGCGCCCTGCCGGTCATCGCCAAAGCCCTGAAGGAAAAAGGCGTGGAACTGCGGGCCGACGCCGACGCCAAGGCCATCCTCGTTTCCGAGGACATCCCCTGCGTCGACGCCACGGAAGAGGACTGGGGCACCGAGTACCTCGACCTGATCATTTCCATCAAGATCGTCGATTCCGTGGAGGAGGCCATGGGCTTCATCAACCACTACGGCAGCTCGCACAGCGATTGCATCATCACGGGCAATCCGGAGGCCGCCACCCAGTTCCTCAACGGGGTGGACTCCTCCACCGTGTACTGGAACGTCAGCACCCGCTTCACCGACGGCTTCGAGTTCGGGCTCGGGGCGGAAATCGGCATCTCCACCGATCGGCTCCACGCCCGCGGTCCCATGGGCTTGCGCGAGCTCTGCAGCTACAAGTACAAGGTCGTCGGAGAGGGCCAGATCAAGGCCTAG
- a CDS encoding VanZ family protein, whose product MSRANPSLPSPRLRHLARALRPWLPVLAACLCLALYSWKPGSRAPEIAFSLRDKLDHFSVYFLLGILTAKALPTQLRGMPRWLVAFALVSAFGLSDEIAQHFNPARTGDPLDWLADSVGALLGAFAYIRSAAFQRLVDWSPIRCFKRQL is encoded by the coding sequence ATGTCACGAGCCAATCCGAGCCTTCCATCGCCACGCCTCCGCCACCTCGCCCGCGCCCTGCGGCCATGGCTGCCGGTGCTCGCAGCCTGCCTCTGCCTCGCCCTCTATTCGTGGAAGCCCGGATCGAGGGCGCCCGAAATCGCCTTTTCCCTTCGCGACAAGCTCGACCATTTCAGCGTCTACTTCTTGCTGGGCATTCTGACCGCAAAGGCCCTGCCGACCCAGCTCCGCGGCATGCCCCGCTGGCTGGTCGCCTTCGCCCTGGTCAGCGCCTTCGGCCTCAGCGACGAAATCGCCCAGCACTTCAATCCAGCCCGCACCGGCGATCCTCTCGATTGGCTCGCAGACAGCGTTGGAGCGCTCCTCGGAGCCTTCGCCTACATCCGTAGCGCAGCCTTCCAGAGACTGGTCGACTGGAGCCCAATCAGATGCTTCAAAAGGCAGCTTTGA